Proteins found in one Etheostoma spectabile isolate EspeVRDwgs_2016 chromosome 14, UIUC_Espe_1.0, whole genome shotgun sequence genomic segment:
- the kmt2ba gene encoding histone-lysine N-methyltransferase 2B isoform X2 produces the protein MAASGGGLSSPATVAGLSTQAPARARFPGRPCTRRSRLRSEKRNKRGRFGSDVGDLPAEGPRPVNIGLALSEDPYLLRLLGVVEKHRRQGDAGFDSSNSEEEDVFTGFGTTTVRPQKSPQSSLLSQAKPPQASELSLGEKAKPIIGKIIPKTPKPSLIGKIVPRMPKEGLGVKESPSKDKEIPNVVITLQGKQVALTAEAKHAGEQASARQSSTRSADFIRKARKSVVTDGRQNQTANTSAGGSEKASEVKERGEVTEDSDTDRSQPQRSVRCTKGFRSGHTRRTSQAVTSFHKRQRRRMAKGMGASPEAGAEAGAQSGEEAAMPLECEDTNSPDKRIQKKQRKRSLFGHKRKAPKNVPEMKRPKIPRNRTRHVYYAYVSEPVPATPMADMSEQQPLSHNITPSEGKPSSFTVQQSSHNSSTPVMSARSSRVIKTPKRFLDEEMVPFPKGSLSTWLKSQQREDEKPSPSCHESSFDGNLLQSDSECISVADSPSAVTKLSSKTRSGTSHLEIYKNLKKLTLKLAEKKKSHTDTDYTHRGDGLTSHVRKRRRSKLMMEEMDSPGVVRKLAVVVNADVEAPSHLPLGDTGNNNEAEGMTGDCHEALEVSGPSHRIGLSGANKKMLHLLKKAKVQLFKIDQQKQLKLSQLGSRESRVPVSGRRRRRRRRVGVSLKDISPQEQPLGGPRIKHVCRAAAVALGQPRAMVPDDIPRLSALPLHEREGITFSPAAEDVADDDDDISDQGRAQWVVSQEHIQRRRRGRGRGRGHKFIKRKVLSRYIPGGVRARRCGRCRGCLIEEDCAKCVNCLDKPKFGGPNTKRQCCIYKKCQRIEKAKIERIVRPLKIQARQFSASVSSSDDANWGFEGAGEGSSSMAPGVRKQSLRNITPRSYSSLLKSESEEEEGEEEHKANKVPVKQTVAAASNQDLAPQDGGVLPDDATPEVVKPRRPFSKGAGGRPRAYKNTADCASVNTLTGLTNGFPQKGLSQKFKIRVDFKEDCAVQNVWLMGGLSVLTSVPTTPQPVCLLCASKGRHEMIFCQICCEPFHSFCLSSEERPQKENKENWCCRRCKFCHVCGRRSKSTKPVLQCRRCQTSYHPSCLGPTYPKPMNCNIPWVCMTCIRCKSCGVTPGKTWDLSWNHEQDLCPDCTSLHKKGNFCTVCHKCYDDNNQHTQMIKCSKCSHWIHHTCEGLSDELFGLLSSQPEEWIYTCSPCCLHQTEPGSLKEELQCRLIAGLEEVLTDLLSNNATQHLLICKMCLETNNTQFAKEQQPVCDLQAMEKKFKGGSYTSIKSFHADVVSVMRKWLKEEELLPEDQRPTSQARARYVKVIEQVFSWFPASHLKKWNSFTEELPSGMLPEAVLPPSKEHSYAQWLERTYQPKESRGPQAGKTDSVLSSVTTQQSGVSHSLPRYSHGVKRDLESTKTEDVRQCALCQQYGDYAPRDSGRLLYLGQNEWAHINCCLWSAEVYEENCALLQVHSAVSRGRHLRCDRCGQSGATVGCCLTTCQSNFHFMCARAQNCVFQLDRKIYCFKHRDLVSAKMVSGKGFEVPRRVYVDFEGINLRRKFLTGLEPELINMTIGSLQIQKLGVLSELSSNGRMLYPVGYQCSRLYWSTVDPRRRCKYTCKVTEVSTPLPGEEQDPRWDQEENHTIVHSPNHHRDTESPDRLSSSSSPIKSTTPSPNAKQHNTPGSKSPGYTQTRKPAGGSSRPLPSPGSALPKSHHILTLRDLEDTRRPRRLSSRSRCSSSPTDSDPSVPMTLRSGGTVHSRCALFSSPPRSSTLGAASPPLSRQNSASPVWSSPPRSHSSFSAGLLTRQGAITHSPKGRQNFKITTPVSAEVPQDFLASSEAEDAAVATTNGISLAPDNLEEEVAHLMAQELPYTVFDTDTEVAVASMLNAKLEFDEALLNENVALHCGAQGGRGEVEGVVQDVEMQVDGRENESEDEDSSHYFKFSRTVVCDAASSSDTSGQLTSTQSISQLDGADGGSESDESEAVNNKAQDTERQDKESEIHANHNTPTKQLTIALKRLESIYTVSTSTTEPVFQENSPPSDVLEADYANDDMSVQMKKVSMSYEAPTSENEVFLDSSTGHFLSAEDGTVRYPNNVEVGNKDESSSSADSIEGFKDDLNDPDYSPERSQGPERKTKKSPSPLLKADTVKTKRPALNFKRFTHKLCTPQQRKLKLMLPPRPTPTQTINNVSASPAAATVCAVPRTVTSPIVINGLNVPIQPGASQSRTIAIRLDNSRTESQQQVAIQNPDAATSSPPAPAPQVLLVNRQGQILIKDQRSNTYQSLSANSPAYNKISQIAKILHSGNALQRSVPRVIIKPRSSLSATNVLSAGNHTTTSDRKIIVRVVPVKSAPTPAPANPTTPTAPVSVQTVPEAAFSSIEESTAQAIIDRAMATHRDTPKTKPIILCKTHRPKAKHQRPSQFQDAEVSDQVPAECLESPSGFPNEPNVNLLPTPASSRHQVRVKRVSSVLERPSRKKSKMDFLRDPSSELDDVNEARPSGVRMKAPTMKDILDMDQENMLHESEALKITAPLPPTPSRHPRVVSPPTGEQTDTQGKTHMWVSARHGDLSEWGPYSGFSSEEDAPAPKHKKRTYMNQPHLRFEITSDDGFSVKANSIEVAWRAVIDGVLEARAGFHLKQLPLGGMSGPRVLGVVHDAVIFLLEQLQGAANCKRHRFRFHRCENIEEELPLNPSGCARTEVYTRKVTFDMFNFLASQHRELPDMLVGPIDEEEDDFPLKSSRRATSSELPMAMRFRHLEKISKEAVGVYRSEIHGRGLFCKRNIEAGEMVIEYAGTVIRAVLTDKREKYYDGKGIGCYMFRIDDFDVVDATMQGNAARFINHSCEPNCYSRVINVDGRKHIVIFALRKIYRGEELTYDYKFPIEDENSKLRCNCGARRCRRFLN, from the exons ATGGCGGCATCGGGAGGCGGATTATCATCTCCCGCTACTGTCGCGGGCTTGAGCACCCAAGCGCCGGCCCGGGCTCGCTTCCCTGGTCGGCCGTGCACTAGACGCAGCAGGCTGCGGTCGGAGAAACGTAACAAACGCGGAAGGTTTGGCTCGGACGTCGGGGATCTACCTGCCGAAGGGCCGAGGCCCGTAAACATCGGCCTTGCGTTGAGTGAGGACCCGTACCTGCTGCGCCTGCTCGGGGTGGTGGAGAAGCACAGGAGGCAGGGAGATGCGGGGTTTGACTCCAGCAACAGTGAAGAG gAGGATGTTTTCACTGGATTTGGGACCACAACAGTTCGTCCACAAAAATCTCCTCAGTCGTCATTACTCAGCCAAGCAAAGCCTCCCCAAGCTTCAGAACTTTCTCTTGGAGAAAAAGCAAAGCCTATCATTGGAAAAATTATACCCAAGACCCCAAAACCGTCTCTTATTGGGAAAATTGTACCAAGGATGCCTAAAGAAGGCCTGGGTGTCAAAGAGAGCCCatcaaaagacaaagaaatacCCAATGTGGTAATTACACTACAAGGCAAGCAGGTAGCGCTCACTGCAGAAGCCAAACATGCAGGCGAACAGGCTTCAGCTAGACAAAGCAGTACTAGATCAGCTGACTTTATCAGGAAAGCAAGAAAATCAGTAGTAACAGATGGGAGGCAAAATCAAACAGCCAATACCTCAGCTGGTGGCTCAGAGAAAGCTTCCGAGGTGAAAGAACGAGGCGAGGTGACAGAGGACTCGGACACAGACCGATCCCAGCCACAGAGATCTGTGAGATGCACAAAGGGGTTTCGAAGTGGGCACACCAGACGCACATCGCAAGCAGTCACATCTTTTCACAAACGGCAGAGGAGGAGAATGGCCAAGGGAATGGGTGCCTCCCCAGAGGCTGGAGCTGAAGCCGGTGCCCAAAGTGGAGAGGAGGCAGCAATGCCCCTCGAGTGTGAAGACACAAATTCCCCCGATAAAAgaatacagaaaaaacaacGCAAACGGTCTTTGTTTGGGCACAAGCGAAAGGCACCAAAAAATGTTCCAGAAATGAAACGTCCAAAAATTCCTCGTAATCGCACTAGGCATGTTTATTACGCATATGTCTCAGAGCCTGTTCCGGCCACACCGATGGCGGACATGAGCGAGCAGCAGCCGCTAAGTCACAATATCACTCCATCCGAGGGTAAGCCGAGCTCGTTTACAGTCCAGCAGAGCTCACACAACTCCTCCACTCCTGTAATGAGCGCACGGTCCTCCCGCGTTATTAAAACTCCAAAGAGGTTCCTGGACGAGGAAATGGTTCCTTTTCCAAAGGGTTCTCTGTCAACATGGCTGAAAAGTCAACAGAGAGAGGACGAAAAACCAAGTCCATCGTGTCACGAGTCAAGCTTTGATGGCAACTTGCTTCAGTCAGACAGTGAATGTATATCTGTGGCCGACAGCCCATCTGCAGTGACAAAGTTGTCATCAAAGACCAGGTCAGGCACGAGCCACCTAGAGATCTACAAGAACCTCAAGAAACTGACCTTGAAACTGgcggagaaaaagaaaagccacACCGACACGGATTATACGCATCGGGGCGACGGTTTGACGTCTCATGTCAGGAAGAGGCGTAGGTCAAAGCTTATGATGGAAGAGATGGACTCTCCCGGCGTTGTGAGGAAACTAGCCGTGGTGGTGAATGCTGATGTGGAAGCGCCCTCACATTTGCCGTTAGGAGATACGGGAAACAACA ATGAAGCAGAAGGCATGACTGGGGACTGTCATGAGGCGTTGGAAGTCAGCGGGCCCAGTCATCGAATTGGTCTCAGTGGAGCTAATAAGAAAAtgctccacctgctgaagaaaGCCAAAGTGCAGCTCTTCAAGATTGATCAGCAAAAGCAGCTCAAGTTGTCACAG TTGGGCTCCAGAGAATCACGAGTGCCAGTGAGtgggagaaggaggagaaggagaaggagagttGGTGTATCGCTCAAGGATATAAGTCCTCAG gaaCAGCCGCTGGGTGGTCCGAGGATCAAACATGTGTGTCGGGCAGCAGCGGTGGCTTTGGGGCAGCCCCGTGCCATGGTGCCAGATGATATCCCCAGACTTAGCGCCTTGCCACTTCACGAGAGAGAGGGCATCACCTTTTCTCCCGCAGCAGAAG ATGTGGCAGATGATGACGATGACATCTCTGATCAGGGCAGGGCTCAATGGGTTGTCTCTCAGGAACACATCCagcggaggaggagggggagggggagagggagaggccACAAGTTCATTAAGAGGAAGGTCCTGAGTCGATATATACCTGGAGGAGTCCGTGCCCGGCGCTGTGGGCGCTGCAGAGGCTGTTTGATAGAGGAGGACTGCGCAAAGTGTGTCAACTGCCTCGATAAGCCCAAGTTCGGGGGGCCCAACACCAAGCGGCAGTGTTGCAT ATATAAGAAGTGTCAGCGGATTGAAAAAGCGAAAATTGAGCGCATCGTCAGACCGTTGAAAA TCCAGGCGAGGCAGTTTTCAGCCTCTGTGTCAAGCAGTGACGATGCAAACTGGGGGTTTGAAGGTGCAGGCGAGGGATCGTCCTCGATGGCGCCTGGAGTCAGGAAACAGTCCCTGCGTAATATCACACCACGCTCCTACAGCAGCTTGCTGAAGTCTGAAtctgaggaagaagagggagaagaagaacatAAGGCAAACAAAGTCCCAGTCAAGCAAACTGTAGCTGCTGCTAGCAACCAAG ATCTTGCTCCTCAAGATGGCGGAGTACTGCCAGATGATGCTACACCTGAGGTGGTGAAGCCTCGCCGGCCGTTCTCCAAAGGAGCTGGGGGCAGACCCAGAGCTTACAAG AATACTGCAGATTGTGCATCAGTGAACACCCTGACTGGGTTGACTAACGGATTTCCCCAAAAGGGACTGTCGCAGAAGTTCAAGATTCGTGTGGATTTCAAG GAGGACTGTGCTGTTCAGAATGTATGGCTAATGGGCGGCCTCAGCGTCCTCACGTCTGTCCCTACCACACCacaacctgtctgtctgctctgcGCCAGTAAAGGGCGACATGAG ATGATTTTCTGCCAGATCTGCTGTGAGCCTTTCCACAGTTTCTGCCTCTCATCAGAGGAGCGCCCCCAGAAAGAGAACAAGGAGAATTGGTGCTGCAGGCGCTGCAAATTCTGTCACGTGTGTGGCCGTCGAAGCAAGAGCACGAAG CCTGTACTGCAGTGTAGGAGATGCCAAACCTCCTACCATCCTTCCTGCTTGGGACCAACTTACCCTAAGCCAATGAACTGCAACATACCTTGG GTGTGCATGACATGCATTCGGTGTAAAAGCTGTGGCGTGACTCCTGGAAAGACCTGGGACTTGTCCTGGAACCACGAGCAGGACCTCTGTCCTGACTGCACTTCTCTCCACAAAAAAG GTAATTTCTGCACAGTCTGCCACAAGTGCTACGATGacaacaaccaacacacacagatgattAAGTGTTCAAAGTGCAGCCACTGGATTCATCACACATGTGAAGGACTTTCGG ATGAGCTGTTTGGGTTGCTGTCAAGTCAACCAGAAGAATGGATTTACACCTGTTCACCCTGCTGCCTGCATCAAACTGAACCCGGCAGCTTGAAGGAGGAGCTGCAGTGCAGGCTGATAGCAGGGCTGGAGGAGGTGCtcactgacctcctctccaACAACGCCACACAGCACCTCCTTATCTGTAAAATG tgtctggaaacaaacaacacacaatttGCCAAGGAACAGCAACCGGTGTGTGATCTACAAGCCATGGAGAAGAAGTTTAAAGGGGGCAGTTACACCTCAATA AAATCTTTCCATGCGGATGTCGTCTCTGTGATGAGGAAGTGGCTGAAAGAAGAGGAGCTTCTCCCTGAAGACCAGAGACCGACCAGTCAGGCCAGGGCACGCTATGTCAAA GTTATTGAGCAGGTGTTCAGTTGGTTTCCTGCAAGCCATCTgaaaaagtggaactctttcaCTGAGGAATTACCAAG TGGCATGCTCCCTGAGGCGGTCCTCCCACCATCTAAGGAGCACAGCTATGCACAGTGGCTGGAACGGACATACCAGCCCAAAGAGTCTAGGGGCCCACAGGCGGGAAAAACTGACTCTGTGCTATCCTCAGTCACTACACAGCAGTCTGGTGTATCGCACAGCCTCCCTCGGTATTCACATG GTGTAAAGAGGGATCTGGAAAGTACCAAGACTGAAGATGTGAGGCAGTGTGCCCTGTGCCAACAATATGGAGACTACGCTCCCAGG GATTCTGGACGGCTGTTGTACTTGGGACAGAATGAGTGGGCCCACATTAACTGCTGCCTTTGGTCTGCAGAGGTGTATGAGGAGAATTGTGCTCTTTTGCAAGTGCACAGTGCTGTCTCAAGAGGGCGCCACCTG CGGTGTGATCGTTGTGGGCAGTCGGGAGCCACTGTGGGCTGCTGTCTTACCACCTGCCAAAGTAATTTCCACTTCATGTGTGCTCGTGCCCAGAACTGTGTGTTTCAGCTGGACAGGAAGATATACTGCTTCAAACACAGGGATCTCGTCAGTGCAAAG ATGGTATCTGGGAAAGGGTTTGAAGTCCCTCGGCGGGTATATGTGGACTTTGAAGGAATCAATCTCAGAAGGAAGTTCCTCACAGGCTTAGAGCCAGAATTAATAAACATGACCATAG GCTCTCTGCAGATTCAGAAACTTGGTGTGTTGTCAGAGCTGTCATCAAATGGAAGAATGCTGTATCCTGTCGGCTATCA ATGTTCTCGATTGTACTGGAGCACCGTGGACCCCCGCAGACGCTGCAAGTACACCTGTAAGGTGACAGAAGTGAGCACGCCTCTGCCTGGTGAGGAACAAGACCCGAGGTGGGACCAAGAAGAGAATCACACCATAGTCCACAGCCCCAACCACCACAGAG ATACCGAGTCCCCGGATCGTTTAAGTTCTTCATCCAGCCCAATAAAGTCCACTACTCCATCACCCAACGCTAAACAGCACAACACACCTGGGTCCAAAAGTCCTGGTTACACACAGACTAGGAAACCAGCAGGAGGATCTTCTCGACCTCTTCCATCTCCAG GGTCCGCTCTTCCCAAATCACATCATATCCTGACATTGAGGGACCTGGAGGACACCCGTCGGCCTCGCAGGCTCTCATCAAGAAGCCGCTGCAGTTCCTCGCCAACAGACAGCGACCCATCTGTACCGATGACCCTCCGTTCAGGTGGCACCGTCCACTCTAGATGTGCCCTGTTCAGCTCACCTCCGAGGTCATCAACCTTAGGAGCAGCCTCGCCTCCTCTGTCACGACAAAACTCAGCATCACCAGTTTGGAGCTCCCCTCCTCGATCTCACTCTAGCTTTTCTGCAGGGCTCTTAACTCGGCAAGGAGCAATCACTCACTCGCCCAAAGGGAGGCAAAACTTTAAAATCACCACTCCAGTCTCTGCAGAGGTTCCCCAAGACTTCCTGGCATCGTCTGAGGCAGAAGATGCAGCAGTGGCCACAACCAACGGGATCTCACTGGCCCCTGATAACCTGGAAGAGGAAGTAGCCCACCTCATGGCCCAGGAGCTGCCATACACTGTGTTTGACACTGACACAGAAGTAGCAGTGGCCTCCATGCTGAATGCTAAGCTTGAGTTTGACGAGGCTCTGCTCAACGAGAACGTGGCACTTCACTGTGGAGCACAAGGTGGGAGAGGAGAGGTGGAAGGTGTAGTGCAAGATGTGGAAATGCAAGTAGATGGGAGGGAGAATGAATCCGAAGATGAAGACTCAAGCCATTACTTTAAATTTTCACGCACAGTGGTGTGCGACGCAGCTAGCAGTTCAGACACCTCAGGTCAGCTCACTTCAACACAGTCAATCTCCCAGTTAGATGGAGCGGACGGCGGGTCAGAGAGTGATGAAAGCGAGGCGGTCAATAATAAAGCTCAGGACACAGAACGACAAGATAAAGAGAGTGAGATTCACGCTAACCACAACACACCTACTAAACAGCTGACGATTGCTCTAAAGAGGCTAGAGTCAATCTACACCGTGTCAACGTCAACAACTGAGCCAGTGTTTCAGGAAAATTCTCCACCATCTGATGTCCTCGAAGCAGATTATGCTAATGATGATATGTCAGTTCAGATGAAAAAAGTCTCAATGAGCTATGAAGCACCAACATCTGAAAATGAGGTGTTTTTAGATTCATCTACAGGTCATTTTCTTTCTGCTGAAGATGGCACTGTGAGGTACCCAAATAATGTTGAAGTTGGCAATAAAGATGAGAGTAGCTCATCGGCCGACTCCATTGAAGGATTTAAAGATGATTTGAATGACCCTGACTACTCTCCCGAGCGTTCCCAGGGTCCAGAGCGTAAAACCAAAAAGTCTCCCTCACCGCTGTTGAAAGCCGACACTGTGAAGACAAAACGTCCAGCATTAAACTTCAAACGCTTCACGCACAAACTGTGTACTCCACAGCAGCGCAAACTCAAATTGATGTTGCCCCCTCGACCTACACCAACACAGACTATAAATAATGTGTCAGCTTCCCCTGCTGCTGCCACTGTTTGTGCAGTTCCACGGACAGTCACGTCCCCAATTGTGATCAATGGTTTAAACGTACCTATTCAGCCTGGTGCCTCACAGAGCAGAACCATTGCCATTCGCTTGGACAACTCAAGGACAGAAAGTCAGCAGCAAGTTGCAATTCAGAATCCAGACGCAGCCACTAGCTCACCACCGGCTCCCGCCCCTCAGGTCCTTCTGGTAAACCGACAAGGTCAAATTCTGATCAAAGACCAGAGATCAAATACTTATCAATCACTCAGTGCAAACTCTCCTGCCTACAATAAAATAAGCCAGATTGCTAAAATTCTCCACAGTGGTAATGCCTTGCAGCGCTCAGTCCCTCGTGTTATAATAAAACCTCGTTCCAGCCTCTCTGCCACAAATGTCCTGTCTGCCGGTAACCACACAACAACATCCGATAGAAAAATCATTGTCAGAGTAGTGCCTGTGAAAAGCGCTCCGACCCCAGCTCCCGCAAATCCCACAACTCCCACAGCCCCTGTCAGTGTGCAGACAGTTCCTGAAGCAGCTTTCTCCAGCATCGAAGAAAGCACAGCCCAGGCTATTATTGACAGAGCCATGGCCACCCACCGTGACACACCAAAGACAAAACCCATCATCCTCTGTAAAACTCATCGGCCAAAGGCAAAACATCAAAGACCATCTCAGTTTCAGGACGCGGAGGTCTCAGATCAAGTACCAGCTGAATGTTTAGAGTCCCCCAGTGGTTTCCCCAATGAACCAAATGTCAACCTGCTACCAACACCTGCTTCATCACGTCACCAGGTGAGGGTCAAGAGAGTGTCATCGGTTTTGGAAAGGCCCTCCAGGAAGAAATCCAAGATGGACTTCTTGAGGGATCCGTCAAGTGAGCTTGATGACGTTAATGAAGCCAg ACCAAGTGGTGTGAGAATGAAGGCTCCAACAATGAAGGATATTCTTGACATGGACCAGGAGAATATGTTGCACGAGTCCGAGGCATTAAAGATTACTGCTCCGCTGCCTCCTACACCCTCCAG GCATCCTCGGGTTGTGAGTCCCCCCACAGGCGAACAAACCGACACTCAGGGTAAAACACACATGTGGGTCAGCGCTCGCCATGGAGACCTCTCCGAATGGGGCCCATATTCAG GTTTTAGCTCAGAAGAAGATGCACCTGCACCCAAACACAAAAAGAGGACATACATGAACCAGCCCCACCTGCGTTTTGAAATCACCAGCGATGATGGCTTTAGTGTAAAGGCTAACAGCATAGAGG TCGCCTGGCGTGCGGTAATTGACGGCGTCCTCGAAGCTCGAGCAGGTTTCCACCTGAAGCAGCTGCCTCTGGGCGGGATGAGCGGGCCGCGGGTGCTCGGCGTCGTCCACGATGCCGTCATCTTCCTGCTGGAGCAGCTGCAGGGTGCCGCAAACTGCAAACGCCACCGCTTCCGCTTCCACCGCTGTGAAAACATCGAGGAAGAGCTTCCCCTCAATCCGAGTGGCTGTGCTCGGACTGAAGTCTACACACG GAAAGTGACTTTTGATATGTTCAACTTCCTGGCATCACAGCACAGAGAGCTCCCTGATATGCTAGTAGGCCCTATTGATGAAGAAGAGGATGATTTCCCACTGAAATCTTCCAG GAGAGCCACCAGCAGTGAGCTTCCCATGGCAATGAGATTCAGACAcctggaaaaaatctccaaagaaGCAGTAGGAGTTTACAG ATCTGAAATTCATGGCCGCGGACTTTTCTGCAAAAGAAACATTGAAGCTGGCGAGATGGTGATTGAGTATGCCGGCACCGTCATTCGGGCTGTCCTGACAGATAAGCGGGAGAAATATTACGACGGCAAG GGCATCGGTTGCTACATGTTCCGCATCGACGACTTCGATGTTGTGGACGCAACGATGCAGGGCAACGCGGCTCGTTTCATCAACCACTCGTGCGAGCCGAACTGCTACTCTCGGGTCATCAATGTGGATGGCCGCAAGCACATCGTCATCTTTGCGCTTAGGAAGATCTACCGCGGCGAAGAACTGACCTATGACTACAAGTTCCCCATTGAGGACGAGAACAGCAAGCTGCGCTGCAACTGCGGGGCGAGACGCTGCCGGCGCTTCCTGAACTAG